One region of Trichosurus vulpecula isolate mTriVul1 chromosome 1, mTriVul1.pri, whole genome shotgun sequence genomic DNA includes:
- the TYK2 gene encoding non-receptor tyrosine-protein kinase TYK2, whose translation MPLCHCAARHTDSDGDWGYPGSSGIKVLLHWSNGGDPYVTYNQGTMTAEEICIHIAQKVGITPLCYNLFALYDNQAQIWLPPNHFFEITKDTNQILQFRMRYYFRNWHGLSTQEPAVYRSMPRGVEVSEEKSIEQGCALLDKASFEYLYEQGKFEFVNDVASLSDLHSEAEIHHFKNESLGMAVLHLSHLALQRGVPLEEVVRKTSFKDCIPRSFSRQIQQNNSLTKFRLRNVFQKFMRRFHVQTVGPGRLSEQDIMFKYLATLEQLAPRFGTERFLALTLALATEAERDLCYVNSSEQGPTVPPGATLSLADQAPSHEVLVTGTSGIQWRPLQVEDSDLEISHPRSSFGKKSKAREAESRKPSQLPTERKESPWTYFCDFQDITHVVVKENNVSIHRQDNKCLELTLPSPMVALSLVSLVDGYFRLTADSSHYLCHEVAPPRLVMSIQNGIHGPLQEPYVLSKLKREEVEDGLYLIRWSSFDFHRLILTVARKDQAFGAQGLHYKQFRIEERGLTFQLEGWDQAFSSVRELTVALQGCTLRSSSGSGPGSSLESFTLSKCCLPRAGEISNLIITRQRPKEGPKPLNLSQLSFHQIRKEEITQLAHLGQGTRTNIYEGLLHVGGGMGAEDEEEESIPSEPNNNHRKLRVVLKVLDPSHRDIALAFFETASLMSQVSHIHLAFVHGVCVRGSENIMVAELVEHGPLDVCLRRERGHVPVAWKITVAQQLASALSYLEDKNLVHGNVCAKNILLARRGLGDGTQPFIKLSDPGVSVTALSREERVERIPWIAPECVPSGTGLSTAADKWSFGTTLLEICFDGEAPLQGRTPSEKERFYEKKHRLPEPSCKELATLISQCLTYEANQRPSFRTILRDLTQLQPQNLVDITTVSPEFPASDPTVFQKRYLKKIRDLGEGHFGKVSLYCYDPTNDGTGEMVAVKSLKAGCSSQLLSSWQREIEILRTLYHEHIVKYKGCCSDQGEKMVQLIMEYVPLGSLRDYLPKHSLGLAQILLFAQQICEGMAYLHSQHYIHRDLAARNVLLENDNTVKIGDFGLAKAVPEGHDYYCVQEDGDSPVFWYAMECLKECKFYYASDVWSFGVTLYELLTRCDCNQTPPLKFIEMIGVTQGQMTVLRLIDLLERGQRLPCPKDCPSEIYLLMKNCWEYEASFRPTFQNLVPLLRTFHEKYRNQAPSVFSVC comes from the exons ATGCCACTATGTCACTGTGCTGCAAGACACACTGACTCCGATGGAGACTGGGGCTACCCTGGCAGCAGCGGCATCAAGGTTCTCCTCCACTGGAGCAATGGGGGTGACCCGTATGTGACCTACAACCAGGGCACCATGACTGCAGAGGAAATCTGCATTCACATTGCACAGAAAGTGG GGATCACCCCACTCTGCTACAACCTCTTCGCATTATATGATAACCAGGCCCAAATCTGGCTGCCTCCTAACCACTTCTTTGAGATCACCAAGGACACCAACCAGATCCTGCAGTTTCGAATGAG GTATTACTTCCGAAACTGGCATGGTCTGAGCACCCAGGAGCCAGCTGTGTACCGAAGCATGCCTCGAGGTGTTGAGGTCTCTGAAGAGAAGAGCATTGAGCAGGGGTGTGCTTTGCTGGACAAAGCCTCCTTTGAATACCTCTATGAACAg GGGAAGTTTGAGTTTGTCAATGATGTTGCATCCCTTTCGGACCTGCACAGTGAAGCAGAGATACATCACTTCAAGAATGAGAGTCTAGGCATGGCTGTGCTGCACCTTTCCCACCTTGCCCTACAGCGTGGTGTCCCTCTGGAAGAGGTGGTGAGGAAGACCAG CTTCAAAGACTGCATCCCTCGCTCCTTCAGCCGACAAATCCAGCAGAACAATTCTCTGACTAAATTCCGCCTGAGAAATGTTTTCCAGAAGTTTATGCGACGTTTCCATGTTCAGACAGTGGGTCCAGGACGTCTTAGTGAACAGGACATTATGTTCAAATACTTGGCTACTCTGGAACAGCTGGCCCCACGCTTTGGCACCGAGCGCTTTCTTGCCCTGACTTTGGCATTGGCCACAGAGGCCGAAAGGGATCTGTGCTATGTCAATAGCAGTGAACAAGGGCCTACCGTTCCACCAGGAGCCACTCTGTCCCTTGCTGACCAGGCTCCCTCCCATGAGGTTCTAGTGACAGGTACAAGTGGTATTCAGTGGCGGCCTCTTCAGGTGGAG GATTCTGACTTGGAAATCAGCCACCCCCGAAGCTCCTTTGGTAAGAAGTCCAAGGCCCGGGAGGCAGAGAGCCGGAAGCCAAGCCAGCTGCCCACTGAAAGGAAAGAGAGCCCCTGGACATATTTTTGTGATTTCCAAGATATCACTCATGTTGTGGTGAAGGAGAACAACGTCAGCATCCACCGTCAGGACAACAAGTGCCTG GAACTGACTCTCCCTTCACCTATGGTGGCCCTCTCTCTGGTATCCCTGGTGGATGGTTACTTCAGGCTGACGGCGGACTCCAGCCACTACCTGTGCCATGAGGTGGCCCCTCCGAGGCTGGTGATGAGCATTCAAAATGGCATCCATGGGCCCCTGCA GGAGCCTTATGTCCTGTCCAAACTGAAGCGAGAGGAGGTAGAAGATGGTCTCTACCTTATCCGCTGGAGTTCCTTTGATTTCCACCGCCTCATCCTGACTGTGGCCCGGAAGGACCAG GCATTCGGAGCACAGGGTCTCCATTACAAGCAGTTCCGAATTGAAGAGCGGGGCCTGACCTTCCAGCTGGAAGGCTGGGATCAAGCCTTTTCCAGTGTACGTGAGCTCACTGTGGCCCTGCAAGGCTGCACGCTGCGATCCAGCTCTGGCTCTGGTCCTGGTTCCAGCCTAGAGAGCTTCACACTCAGCAAATGCTGCCTGCCTCGAGCAGGAG AAATTTCCAACCTGATCATCACTCGGCAGCGTCCTAAGGAAGGCCCCAAACCACTCAACTTGTCTCAGCTTAGCTTCCACCAAATCCGAAAGGAAGAGATCACCCAG CTGGCTCACCTGGGACAGGGTACCCGAACCAACATTTATGAGGGACTCCTACACGTGGGGGGTGGAATGGGAGctgaggatgaggaagaagagagcatcCCCTCAGAGCCCAACAACAACCATCGGAAGCTTCGAGTGGTGCTGAAGGTGCTGGACCCAAGTCACCGTGATATTGCTCTG GCATTTTTCGAGACAGCCAGCCTAATGAGCCAGGTCTCCCACATACACCTGGCCTTCGTCCATGGTGTTTGTGTCCGGGGCTCTGAGA ATATCATGGTGGCAGAACTTGTAGAACATGGGCCACTAGACGTCTGTCTACGCCGGGAGAGGGGCCACGTGCCTGTGGCCTGGAAGATTACTGTGGCCCAGCAGCTTGCCAGTGCTCTCAGCTACCTA GAAGATAAGAACCTGGTTCATGGTAATGTCTGTGCCAAGAACATCTTGCTGGCAAGACGTGGCCTTGGGGATGGCACTCAGCCCTTCATCAAGCTCAGTGATCCTGGAGTCAGTGTCACTGCCCTCTCCAGGGAGG AGAGGGTAGAGCGTATTCCTTGGATCGCCCCCGAGTGTGTACCCAGTGGAACTGGCCTCAGCACAGCCGCTGACAAGTGGAGCTTTGGAACAACACTATTAGAGATCTGCTTTGATGGGGAAGCACCTCTACAGGGTCGTACTCCTTCTGAG AAGGAGCGCTTTTATGAGAAGAAACACCGACTCCCTGAGCCCTCATGCAAGGAGCTGGCCACCCTCATCAGCCAATGCCTCACCTATGAGGCCAACCAGCGACCTTCCTTTCGAACTATCCTCCGTGATCTCACTCAGCTGCAGCCCCAGA ATCTCGTTGACATCACCACCGTAAGCCCAGAGTTCCCAGCCTCAGACCCTACCGTTTTTCAGAAACGCTACCTAAAGAAGATCCGAGACCTGGGAGAG gGTCACTTTGGCAAGGTGAGCCTCTACTGCTATGACCCAACTAATGATGGGACAGGTGAGATGGTGGCTGTAAAATCTCTCAAGGCTGGCTGCAGCTCCCAACTCCTGAGCAGCTGGCAACGGGAGATCGAGATCCTTCGGACACTCTACCATGAGCACATCGTCAAGTATAAGGGCTGCTGCAGTGACCAAG GGGAGAAGATGGTCCAGCTGATCATGGAGTATGTGCCACTAGGCAGCTTGCGGGACTACCTCCCTAAACACAGTTTGGGGCTGGCCCAGATTCTACTATTTGCTCAACAGATCTGTGAG GGCATGGCCTACCTCCATTCCCAACACTACATCCACCGAGACCTGGCAGCCCGAAATGTTCTTCTGGAGAATGACAATACTGTCAAAATTGGAGACTTTGGCCTGGCCAAGGCTGTGCCAGAGGGCCATGATTACTACTGTGTCCAGGAGGATGGAGACAGCCCTGTCTTCTG GTATGCCATGGAGTGTCTCAAGGAATGTAAGTTCTACTACGCCTCAGATGTCTGGTCCTTTGGGGTCACCCTCTATGAGCTGCTGACCCGCTGTGACTGCAATCAAACCCCGCCCTTG